GTGAAGTTTCAGAGTGGAGTGTGTGTGTAATGGAGAGGAAAAAGAGGCTGAACCAATAGACTATATAGGAAAACCTTGTCCATTACCCATGAATACTTGATCATTGCCAGTAACTGACATGCTATCTGAAAGAACTGAGGCATCATGTGTAACTTGATGTGTAGCTCCTGAGTCAGGGAACCAACTGCCAAGAGTGGAAGGGGCAGATGCTACCATAGCCTGTGGTGCAGAAGCAATCATAGCATGAGGTGCACGAGGATGCTGTGCTGGAGCTCGAGGAAATAAACCAAATCCAAAACCAGAAGGTGCAGAAGCATTGTAACCATAGCCAGGAGAAGCAGACATAGCACCTTGTTGAAAAGGAAGACCAGTACCATAGCTGGATCCAGCAAAAGGCACACCAAACTGTGCAGGAGAACCAAAAGGC
This is a stretch of genomic DNA from Lotus japonicus ecotype B-129 chromosome 1, LjGifu_v1.2. It encodes these proteins:
- the LOC130713186 gene encoding uncharacterized protein LOC130713186, whose translation is MTSQAVVSSLLGLLPQFGYTPFRGFQPFGSPAQFGVPFAGSSYGTGLPFQQGAMSASPGYGYNASAPSGFGFGLFPRAPAQHPRAPHAMIASAPQAMVASAPSTLGSWFPDSGATHQVTHDASVLSDSMSVTGNDQVFMGQF